NNNNNNNNNNNNNNNNNNNNNNNNNNNNNNNNNNNNNNNNNNNNNNNNNNNNNNNNNNNNNNNNNNNNNNNNNNNNNNNNNNNNNNNNNNNNNNNNNNNNNNNNNNNNNNNNNNNNNNNNNNNNNNNNNNNNNNNNNNNNNNNNNNNNNNNNNNNNNNNNNNNNNNNNNNNNNNNNNNNNNNNNNNNNNNNNNNNNNNNNNNNNNNNNNNNNNNNNNNNNNNNNNNNNNNNNNNNNNNNNNNNNNNNNNNNNNNNNNNNNNNNNNNNNNNNNNNNNNNNNNNNNNNNNNNNNNNNNNNNNNNNNNNNNNNNNNNNNNNNNNNNNNNNNNNNNNNNNNNNNNNNNNNNNNNNNNNNNNNNNNNNNNNNNNNNNNNNNNNNNNNNNNNNNNNNNNNNNNNNNNNNNNNNNNNNNNNNNNNNNNNNNNNNNNNNNNNNNNNNNNNNNNNNNNNNNNNNNNNNNNNNNNNNNNNNNNNNNNNNNNNNNNNNNNNNNNNNNNNNNNNNNNNNNNNNNNNNNNNNNNNNNNNNNNNNNNNNNNNNNNNNNNNNNNNNNNNNNNNNNNNNNNNNNNNNNNNNNNNNNNNNNNNNNNNNNNNNNNNNNNNNNNNNNNNNNNNNNNNNNNNNNNNNNNNNNNNNNNNNNNNNNNNNNNNNNNNNNNNNNNNNNNNNNNNNNNNNNNNNNNNNNNNNNNNNNNNNNNNNNNNNNNNNNNNNNNNNNNNNNNNNNNNNNNNNNNNNNNNNNNNNNNNNNNNNNNNNNNNNNNNNNNNNNNNNNNNNNNNNNNNNNNNNNNNNNNNNNNNNNNNNNNNNNNNNNNNNNNNNNNNNNNNNNNNNNNNNNNNNNNNNNNNNNNNNNNNNNNNNNNNNNNNNNNNNNNNNNNNNNNNNNNNNNNNNNNNNNNNNNNNNNNNNNNNNNNNNNNNNNNNNNNNNNNNNNNNNNNNNNNNNNNNNNNNNNNNNNNNNNNNNNNNNNNNNNNNNNNNNNNNNNNNNNNNNNNNNNNNNNNNNNNNNNNNNNNNNNNNNNNNNNNNNNNNNNNNNNNNNNNNNNNNNNNNNNNNNNNNNNNNNNNNNNNNNNNNNNNNNNNNNNNNNNNNNNNNNNNNNNNNNNNNNNNNNNNNNNNNNNNNNNNNNNNNNNNNNNNNNNNNNNNNNNNNNNNNNNNNNNNNNNNNNNNNNNNNNNNNNNNNNNNNNNNNNNNNNNNNNNNNNNNNNNNNNNNNNNNNNNNNNNNNNNNNNNNNNNNNNNNNNNNNNNNNNNNNNNNNNNNNNNNNNNNNNNNNNNNNNNNNNNNNNNNNNNNNNNNNNNNNNNNNNNNNNNNNNNNNNNNNNNNNNNNNNNNNNNNNNNNNNNNNNNNNNNNNNNNNNNNNNNNNNNNNNNNNNNNNNNNNNNNNNNNNNNNNNNNNNNNNNNNNNNNNNNNNNNNNNNNNNNNNNNNNNNNNNNNNNNNNNNNNNNNNNNNNNNNNNNNNNNNNNNNNNNNNNNNNNNNNNNNNNNNNNNNNNNNNNNNNNNNNNNNNNNNNNNNNNNNNNNNNNNNNNNNNNNNNNNNNNNNNNNNNNNNNNNNNNNNNNNNNNNNNNNNNNNNNNNNNNNNNNNNNNNNNNNNNNNNNNNNNNNNNNNNNNNNNNNNNNNNNNNNNNNNNNNNNNNNNNNNNNNNNNNNNNNNNNNNNNNNNNNNNNNNNNNNNNNNNNNNNNNNNNNNNNNNNNNNNNNNNNNNNNNNNNNNNNNNNNNNNNNNNNNNNNNNNNNNNNNNNNNNNNNNNNNNNNNNNNNNNNNNNNNNNNNNNNNNNNNNNNNNNNNNNNNNNNNNNNNNNNNNNNNNNNNNNNNNNNNNNNNNNNNNNNNNNNNNNNNNNNNNNNNNNNNNNNNNNNNNNNNNNNNNNNNNNNNNNNNNNNNNNNNNNNNNNNNNNNNNNNNNNNNNNNNNNNNNNNNNNNNNNNNNNNNNNNNNNNNNNNNNNNNNNNNNNNNNNNNNNNNNNNNNNNNNNNNNNNNNNNNNNNNNNNNNNNNNNNNNNNNNNNNNNNNNNNNNNNNNNNNNNNNNNNNNNNNNNNNNNNNNNNNNNNNNNNNNNNNNNNNNNNNNNNNNNNNNNNNNNNNNNNNNNNNNNNNNNNNNNNNNNNNNNNNNNNNNNNNNNNNNNNNNNNNNNNNNNNNNNNNNNNNNNNNNNNNNNNNNNNNNNNNNNNNNNNNNNNNNNNNNNNNNNNNNNNNNNNNNNNNNNNNNNNNNNNNNNNNNNNNNNNNNNNNNNNNNNNNNNNNNNNNNNNNNNNNNNNNNNNNNNNNNNNNNNNNNNNNNNNNNNNNNNNNNNNNNNNNNNNNNNNNNNNNNNNNNNNNNNNNNNNNNNNNNNNNNNNNNNNNNNNNNNNNNNNNNNNNNNNNNNNNNNNNNNNNNNNNNNNNNNNNNNNNNNNNNNNNNNNNNNNNNNNNNNNNNNNNNNNNNNNNNNNNNNNNNNNNNNNNNNNNNNNNNNNNNNNNNNNNNNNNNNNNNNNNNNNNNNNNNNNNNNNNNNNNNNNNNNNNNNNNNNNNNNNNNNNNNNNNNNNNNNNNNNNNNNNNNNNNNNNNNNNNNNNNNNNNNNNNNNNNNNNNNNNNNNNNNNNNNNNNNNNNNNNNNNNNNNNNNNNNNNNNNNNNNNNNNNNNNNNNNNNNNNNNNNNNNNNNNNNNNNNNNNNNNNNNNNNNNNNNNNNNNNNNNNNNNNNNNNNNNNNNNNNNNNNNNNNNNNNNNNNNNNNNNNNNNNNNNNNNNNNNNNNNNNNNNNNNNNNNNNNNNNNNNNNNNNNNNNNNNNNNNNNNNNNNNNNNNNNNNNNNNNNNNNNNNNNNNNNNNNNNNNNNNNNNNNNNNNNNNNNNNNNNNNNNNNNNNNNNNNNNNNNNNNNNNNNNNNNNNNNNNNNNNNNNNNNNNNNNNNNNNNNNNNNNNNNNNNNNNNNNNNNNNNNNNNNNNNNNNNNNNNNNNNNNNNNNNNNNNNNNNNNNNNNNNNNNNNNNNNNNNNNNNNNNNNNNNNNNNNNNNNNNNNNNNNNNNNNNNNNNNNNNNNNNNNNNNNNNNNNNNNNNNNNNNNNNNNNNNNNNNNNNNNNNNNNNNNNNNNNNNNNNNNNNNNNNNNNNNNNNNNNNNNNNNNNNNNNNNNNNNNNNNNNNNNNNNNNNNNNNNNNNNNNNNNNNNNNNNNNNNNNNNNNNNNNNNNNNNNNNNNNNNNNNNNNNNNNNNNNNNNNNNNNNNNNNNNNNNNNNNNNNNNNNNNNNNNNNNNNNNNNNNNNNNNNNNNNNNNNNNNNNNNNNNNNNNNNNNNNNNNNNNNNNNNNNNNNNNNNNNNNNNNNNNNNNNNNNNNNNNNNNNNNNNNNNNNNNNNNNNNNNNNNNNNNNNNNNNNNNNNNNNNNNNNNNNNNNNNNNNNNNNNNNNNNNNNNNNNNNNNNNNNNNNNNNNNNNNNNNNNNNNNNNNNNNNNNNNNNNNNNNNNNNNNNNNNNNNNNNNNNNNNNNNNNNNNNNNNNNNNNNNNNNNNNNNNNNNNNNNNNNNNNNNNNNNNNNNNNNNNNNNNNNNNNNNNNNNNNNNNNNNNNNNNNNNNNNNNNNNNNNNNNNNNNNNNNNNNNNNNNNNNNNNNNNNNNNNNNNNNNNNNNNNNNNNNNNNNNNNNNNNNNNNNNNNNNNNNNNNNNNNNNNNNNNNNNNNNNNNNNNNNNNNNNNNNNNNNNNNNNNNNNNNNNNNNNNNNNNNNNNNNNNNNNNNNNNNNNNNNNNNNNNNNNNNNNNNNNNNNNNNNNNNNNNNNNNNNNNNNNNNNNNNNNNNNNNNNNNNNNNNNNNNNNNNNNNNNNNNNNNNNNNNNNNNNNNNNNNNNNNNNNNNNNNNNNNNNNNNNNNNNNNNNNNNNNNNNNNNNNNNNNNNNNNNNNNNNNNNNNNNNNNNNNNNNNNNNNNNNNNNGGGGTGACACCCCCCCATCGTCACCAGATTGGTGCTGAGCGTGCAAGAGACTTGTGCACCTTGGGGCTGAGCGTGCACGAGGTTGGTGCACACCGGGGCCGGGGAGGTTTGTGCATGCGGGTGCTGAGCGTGCAAGAGACTCGTGCACATGGGAGCCAGGGGTTTCATGCGGCTTAATGCTGAGTGTGCAAGAGCTTGGTGCACACTGGTGCTGGGCGTGCAAGGGGTCTGTGCACACAAGAGCTTGTGCACGCTGGTGCTGGGTGTGCAAGAAGCTCATGCACAGAAGAGCTTGTGCACAGTGGTGCCAGGGGGGTCATGCACACTGGTGCTGAGCGTGCAAGGTGGCCTGTGCTCACAAGAGGCTGTGCACACTGGTGCGAGGGAGGGTGAGCGCACTGGTGCTGGGTGTGCAAGAGGTCTGTGCACATGGGAGCTCATGCACACTGATGTTGGGGTGTGCAAGGTGGCCTGTGCTCACAAGAGGTCGTGCACACTGGTGCTAGGGAGGCAGTGCACTCTGCTGCTGGGAGTGCAAGGGGTCTGTGCACACAAGAGCTTGTGCAACCTGATGTAGGGTGTGTGCACGAGCTTCTTGCACAAGAGCTCCTGCACAGTGGTGCTGGGCGTGCAAGGCGTCTGTGCTCACAAGAGGTCATGCACACTGGTGCCAGGGAAGTTGTGCATGCTGGTGCTGGGCGTGCAAGGGGTTTGTGCACATGGGAGCACGTGCACCCTGATGTAGGGCGTGCAAGAAGCTCATGCACACAAGAGCTTGTGCACAGTGGTGCCAGGGAAGTCCTGCACACTGGTGCTGGGCGTGCAAGAGGTCTGTGCACATGGGAGCTTGTgcacgctgctgctgcacaTGCAAGGTGGTCTGTGCTCACAAGAGCTCGTGCACATTGGTCCCAGGGACCAGTGCACTCTGGGCATGCAAGGGGTCTGTACTCACAAGAGCTCGTGCACACTGGTGCCCACGAGCTCATACACGCCAGTGCTGGGTGTGCAAGGGGTCTGTGCTCACAAGAGCTCGTGCACACTGGTGCTAGGGAGGCAGTGCTCACTGGTGCTGGGCGTGCAAGAAGCTCATGCACACAAGAGGTCGTGCGCACTGGTGCCAGGGAGCTTGCGCACAAGTGCTGAGCGTGCAAGGTGGTCTGCGCTCACAAGAGCTTGCGCACTCTGCTGCTGGGCGTGCAAGAGGTCTGCGCACAGGGGATCTTGCGCACACTTCTGCTAGGGCGGGTGAGCACACTGGCGCTGGCCGTGCAAGGGGCCCTGCGCTCACAAGAGCTCGTGCACGCTGGTGCAAGCGAGCTCACCCACACCAACGCTGAGCGTGCAAGGGCCTCCCTCCGCGCGCGTGCATCGGGGGGGGGGTAGGGGGTCACCcttgccccccaccccccaactTTGACCCATTGtccccccaacccccccaccCTGGTTCCTTGCAGGAGTGTAGCGCGCTGGGGGACATGCCCGGCTCCTTCGTGCCCACGGTGACGGCCATCACCAGCAGCCAGGACCTGCAGTGGTTGGTGCAGCCCACCCTCATCTCCTCGGTGGCCCAAACGCAGNNNNNNNNNNNNNNNNNNNNNNNNNNNNNNNNNNNNNNNNNNNNNNNNNNNNNNNNNNNNNNNNNNNNNNNNNNNNNNNNNNNNNNNNNNNNNNNNNNNNNNNNNNNNNNNNNNNNNNNNNNNNNNNNNNNNNNNNNNNNNNNNNNNNNNNNNNNNNNNNNNNNNNNNNNNNNNNNNNNNNNNNNNNNNNNNNNNNNNNNNNNNNNNNNNNNNNNNNNNNNNNNNNNNNNNNNNNNNNNNNNNNNNNNNNNNNNNNNNNNNNNNNNNNNNNNNNNNNNNNNNNNNNNNNNNNNNNNNNNNNNNNNNNNNNNNNNNNNNNNNNNNNNNNNNNNNNNNNNNNNNNNNNNNNNNNNNNNNNNNNNNNNNNNNNNNNNNNNNNNNNNNNNNNNNNNNNNNNNNNNNNNNNNNNNNNNNNNNNNNNNNNNNNNNNNNNNNNNNNNNNNNNNNNNNNNNNNNNNNNNNNNNNNNNNNNNNNNNNNNNNNNNNNNNNNNNNNNNNNNNNNNNNNNNNNNNNNNNNNNNNNNNNNNNNNNNNNNNNNNNNNNNNNNNNNNNNNNNNNNNNNNNNNNNNNNNNNNNNNNNNNNNNNNNNNNNNNNNNNNNNNNNNNNNNNNNNNNNNNNNNNNNNNNNNNNNNNNNNNNNNNNNNNNNNNNNNNNNNNNNNNNNNNNNNNNNNNNNNNNNNNNNNNNNNNNNNNNNNNNNNNNNNNNNNNNNNNNNNNNNNNNNNNNNNNNNNNNNNNNNNNNNNNNNNNNNNNNNNNNNNNNNNNNNNNNNNNNNNNNNNNNNNNNNNNNNNNNNNNNNNNNNNNNNNNNNNNNNNNNNNNNNNNNNNNNNNNNNNNNNNNNNNNNNNNNNNNNNNNNNNNNNNNNNNNNNNNNNNNNNNNNNNNNNNNNNNNNNNNNNNNNNNNNNNNNNNNNNNNNNNNNNNNNNNNNNNNNNNNNNNNNNNNNNNNNNNNNNNNNNNNNNNNNNNNNNNNNNNNNNNNNNNNNNNNNNNNNNNNNNNNNNNNNNNNNNNNNNNNNNNNNNNNNNNNNNNNNNNNNNNNNNNNNNNNNNNNNNNNNNNNNNNNNNNNNNNNNNNNNNNNNNNNNNNNNNNNNNNNNNNNNNNNNNNNNNNNNNNNNNNNNNNNNNNNNNNNNNNNNNNNNNNNNNNNNNNNNNNNNNNNNNNNNNNNNNNNNNNNNNNNNNNNNNNNNNNNNNNNNNNNNNNNNNNNNNNNNNNNNNNNNNNNNNNNNNNNNNNNNNNNNNNNNNNNNNNNNNNNNNNNNNNNNNNNNNNNNNNNNNNNNNNNNNNNNNNNNNNNNNNNNNNNNNNNNNNNNNNNNNNNNNNNNNNNNNNNNNNNNNNNNNNNNNNNNNNNNNNNNNNNNNNNNNNNNNNNNNNNNNNNNNNNNNNNNNNNNNNNNNNNNNNNNNNNNNNNNNNNNNNNNNNNNNNNNNNNNNNNNNNNNNNNNNNNNNNNNNNNNNNNNNNNNNNNNNNNNNNNNNNNNNNNNNNNNNNNNNNNNNNNNNNNNNNNNNNNNNNNNNNNNNNNNNNNNNNNNNNNNNNNNNNNNNNNNNNNNNNNNNNNNNNNNNNNNNNNNNNNNNNNNNNNNNNNNNNNNNNNNNNNNNNNNNNNNNNNNNNNNNNNNNNNNNNNNNNNNNNNNNNNNNNNNNNNNNNNNNNNNNNNNNNNNNNNNNNNNNNNNNNNNNNNNNNNNNNNNNNNNNNNNNNNNNNNNNNNNNNNNNNNNNNNNNNNNNNNNNNNNNNNNNNNNNNNNNNNNNNNNNNNNNNNNNNNNNNNNNNNNNNNNNNNNNNNNNNNNNNNNNNNNNNNNNNNNNNNNNNNNNNNNNNNNNNNNNNNNNNNNNNNNNNNNNNNNNNNNNNNNNNNNNNNNNNNNNNNNNNNNNNNNNNNNNNNNNNNNNNNNNNNNNNNNNNNNNNNNNNNNNNNNNNNNNNNNNNNNNNNNNNNNNNNNNNNNNNNNNNNNNNNNNNNNNNNNNNNNNNNNNNNNNNNNNNNNNNNNNNNNNNNNNNNNNNNNNNNNNNNNNNNNNNNNNNNNNNNNNNNNNNNNNNNNNNNNNNNNNNNNNNNNNNNNNNNNNNNNNNNNNNNNNNNNNNNNNNNNNNNNNNNNNNNNNNNNNNNNNNNNNNNNNNNNNNNNNNNNNNNNNNNNNNNNNNNNNNNNNNNNNNNNNNNNNNNNNNNNNNNNNNNNNNNNNNNNNNNNNNNNNNNNNNNNNNNNNNNNNNNNNNNNNNNNNNNNNNNNNNNNNNNNNNNNNNNNNNNNNNNNNNNNNNNNNNNNNNNNNNNNNNNNNNNNNNNNNNNNNNNNNNNNNNNNNNNNNNNNNNNNNNNNNNNNNNNNNNNNNNNNNNNNNNNNNNNNNNNNNNNNNNNNNNNNNNNNNNNNNNNNNNNNNNNNNNNNNNNNNNNNNNNNNNNNNNNNNNNNNNNNNNNNNNNNNNNNNNNNNNNNNNNNNNNNNNNNNNNNNNNNNNNNNNNNNNNNNNNNNNNNNNNNNNNNNNNNNNNNNNNNNNNNNNNNNNNNNNNNNNNNNNNNNNNNNNNNNNNNNNNNNNNNNNNNNNNNNNNNNNNNNNNNNNNNNNNNNNNNNNNNNNNNNNNNNNNNNNNNNNNNNNNNNNNNNNNNNNNNNNNNNNNNNNNNNNNNNNNNNNNNNNNNNNNNNNNNNNNNNNNNNNNNNNNNNNNNNNNNNNNNNNNNNNNNNNNNNNNNNNNNNNNNNNNNNNNNNNNNNNNNNNNNNNNNNNNNNNNNNNNNNNNNNNNNNNNNNNNNNNNNNNNNNNNNNNNNNNNNNNNNNNNNNNNNNNNNNNNNNNNNNNNNNNNNNNNNNNNNNNNNNNNNNNNNNNNNNNNNNNNNNNNNNNNNNNNNNNNNNNNNNNNNNNNNNNNNNNNNNNNNNNNNNNNNNNNNNNNNNNNNNNNNNNNNNNNNNNNNNNNNNNNNNNNNNNNNNNNNNNNNNNNNNNNNNNNNNNNNNNNNNNNNNNNNNNNNNNNNNNNNNNNNNNNNNNNNNNNNNNNNNNNNNNNNNNNNNNNNNNNNNNNNNNNNNNNNNNNNNNNNNNNNNNNNNNNNNNNNNNNNNNNNNNNNNNNNNNNNNNNNNNNNNNNNNNNNNNNNNNNNNNNNNNNNNNNNNNNNNNNNNNNNNNNNNNNNNNNNNNNNNNNNNNNNNNNNNNNNNNNNNNNNNNNNNNNNNNNNNNNNNNNNNNNNNNNNNNNNNNNNNNNNNNNNNNNNNNNNNNNNNNNNNNNNNNNNNNNNNNNNNNGTGGTGGCCCCATGAAGACATTGGATGGGGACCGTGGTGGCCCCAAGTTGGGGACATTAGAAGGGGACAGTGGTGGCCCCATGTCACCCACTGGGACATTGGAAGGAGACAGCGGTGGTGGCCCCGAGTTGCTCATGGGGGAAGTGGTGGCCCCAGGTTGGAGATGTTGAATGGGGGACGGTGGTGTCCCCAAGTTGGGGACATTAGAAGGGGATGGTGGTGGCTCCATGTCACCCATGGGGACGCTGGGAGGGGGACAGTGGTGGCCTCATGTCACCCATGGAGATATTGGATGAGGGACAGTGGTGTCCCCAAGCTGGAGACGTTGGATGGGGACAGTGGTGGCCCCATGTCACCCATGGGGACAGTGGTGGCCCCTTGTTGGGGACATTGGATGGGGGACAGTGGTGGCCCCATTACCCATCCCCAGGACGTGGGGACAGAGGGAAGGGACAATGGCATCTCCAGCACTGATGGGGACACTGGAAGGGGACAGCGGTGTCCCCAGGACACGTTGGAAGGGACAGATTTGAGCTGGGGACATCGGATGGGACAGACGGATGGTTGGGATGATGGACAGGGATGATGTCCCTGAGAGTTGGGGACATCAGTGGTGACAGAGGGACAGCAGAGGTGTCCGaggtggggacatggggtgggGACAACGATGTCCCCAAGATCTGGGGACGTTGATGGTGGCCAAGATGGTGGAGATGGGTGCACATCTCCGTCACTGCCACTGTCCCCATGGAGGTGACACCGCTGCCCCACATGGAAGGGACGTTGATGTGGTCCAACTTTGGGACATGGGATGGGGTCAACGATGTCCCCAAGATCTGAGGACGTTGATGGTGGCCAAGATGGTGGAGatgggcacagagcagagcggTGACATCTCCATCACCGCCATTGACCCCATGGAGATGACACCACTGTCCCCATGGAGGTGACACTGCTGCCCCACACGGGGTGGTCATTGGAGAGGTCTGACTTCATTGGGTGGGAACAACGATGTCCCCAAGGTCTGGGGGCGTTGATGGTGGCCAAGATGGTGGAGatgggcacagagcagagcggtgacatggtgacatcTCCATCACCACCATTGACCCCATGGAGGTGACACCGCTGCCCCACATGGAAGGGACATTGACATGGTCCAACATGGGATGGGTTCAAGGATGTCCCCCAGATCTGGGGACGTTGATGGTGGCCAAGATGGTGGAGatgggcacagagcagagcggTGACATCTCCATCACCACAATTGGCCCCATGGAGGTGACACTGCTGCCCCACATGGGGTGGTCATTGGAGAGGTCCGACTTCATTGGGTGGGGGCAACGATGTCCCCAAGATCTGGGGGCGTTGATGGTGGCCAAGATGTTGGAGATGGGCATAGAGCAGAGTggtgccaccaccaccaccaccacctccacgACGATGACACCCCTGTGTCCTCCCACCCCACCAGGAAACCGAccagctggaagaagaaaaagccgAACTGGAATCGGAGATCGCCGAACTCCAGAAGGAGAAGGAACGCCTGGAGTTCGTCCTGGTGGCCCACGCCCCGGCTTGCAAGCTCCCCTACGAGGACCCCGCTCCTCTGGGTGCCGGCCCCGCCGAGGTGAGCACCTTGGGCAAGGAGGAACCGCCGGGGCCCGTCGCCTTCCCGTTCCAGCCGGGCACCCAAGgtcccttccccagctgctgcttcgCGCCGGGGGTCCCCCCAGTGCCGCCTAACCCCTCCTATACGTCTTCGTTTGTGTTCACCTACCCAGAGGGAACCACCTGCGGAGCCTCGCATCagcggagcagcagcagcgacCAGTCCTCGGACTCCTTGAATTCTCCCTCGCTCCTCGCGTTGTGAATGGGTTGTCCCCACTCCCACCCCCCACCGCCCAAGCCCCCACCGGCCCCAAAGNNNNNNNNNNNNNNNNNNNNNNNNNNNNNNNNNNNNNNNNNNNNNNNNNNNNNNNNNNNNNNNNNNNNNNNNNNNNNNNNNNNNNNNNNNNNNNNNNNNNNNNNNNNNNNNNNNNNNNNNNNNNNNNNNNNNNNNNNNNNNNNNNNNNNNNNNNNNNNNNNNNNNNNNNNNNNNNNNNNNNNNNNNNNNNNNNNNNNNNNNNNNNNNNNNNNNNNNNNNNNNNNNNNNNNNNNNNNNNNNNNNNNCCCCTGGCCCAGCCCGACCCCGGTGGATCGTTGTTCTTTtggttttcctcctcttcctccaagCCCGCTCGAAGTTAGGCGCCGCCTCCTGCCCCACGGCGGGGGGCTTCTAGGCCTTGTTTAGGGGGTTTTTGGGTGGTTCTTCAaagattctttgtttttttttgggtggTTTTCCCCAAATCCGTCGGGTTTTCTGGTGGATCTTCAAagatttgttggtttttttggcGGATCTCTGGACGTTCGTTGGGTTTTTGGATGGTTCTTCCAAcatttgttgggtttttggcAGATCTTTGGACATTcattggggttttttttggtggttcTTCCAAAATCGATTGGGTTTTCTGGTGGATCTTCAAAGATTTATTGGGTTTTTTGGCGGATCTCTGGACGTTCACTGGGTTTTTTTGGTAGTTCTTCCAAAATCTATTGGGTTTTCTGGTGGATCTTCAAagatttgttggtttttttggcGGATCTCTGGACGTTCattgggggtttttttggtggttcTTCCAAAATCCATTGGGTTTTCTGGTGGATCTTCAAagatttgttgggttttttggcGGATCTCTGGACGTTCATTGGGTTTTTTTGGGTAGTTCTTCCAAAATCCATTGGGTTTTCTGGTGGATCTTTGGGCATTCATTggaggttttggttttttttggtgggtCTTCCAAAATTCATCCAGTTTTTGGTGGATCCGTAGATGTTCATTGGGGTTTTTGGTGGATCTTCAAAGAATGGTTGGGTTTTTGGGTGGTTCGTCCAaaatctgtggctttttttggtGGATCTGTGGACATTCACTGGGTTTTTTGGTGGTTCTTCCAAAATCCATCGGGTTTTCTGGTGGATCTTCAAAGGCTCATTGGGATGGGAACCATTTTTGGATGGTTCTTTAAGAATCTGTTGGGTTTTCTGACGGATCTTTggaaatatgtttgttttttcgGTGGTTCTTCCAAAATCCACTGGGTTCTCTGGTGGATCTTCAAAGATTTGTTGAGTTTTTTGGTGGATCTGTGGACATTCCTTGGGTTTTTATGGCGGTTCTTCAAGAATCCATGGGGTTTTCTGGTGGGTCTTGAAAgatctgttggttttttttggtggttcTTCAAACACTCGTTGGCTTTCTGGTGGATCTTTGGACGTCCATTGGGTTTTTGGATGATCCTTCAAACATTTGTTGAGTTTTTGGTTGGCTCTTTGGACATTTGATGTCTTTTTGGTGGCCTCTTGGACCTTTTCTGTGGGGTTATGGTCGTTTTTTGGACAGGTTGATTCCAGTTTTGGGGTGTTGGTGCCTTGTCACCGCGGTGCGTTGGAGGTGTCCTTCCCACATCCCCGATGTCCCCGTCACCTTCAAGGTGCCCCCATCGCCCCATGGGGCCCTCATGCTGCGTCGCCATCGCTTTGGAGGTGGCCGTCATCACCACCTTGGGGACACCCCTGTGACACCTCCGCCACCTCAGAGGTGgctcttgtcctattgccacCATCCCATGAGGTTGTCCCTTTGGGAGACGGCCTTGTCCCATCACCACCACCTCGAGAACAACTCCCGTGGTGTCTCCTTAGAGGTCACCACGGAGGTATCCGTGCCCCACCTCCATCATCCCATGGGCCCTTGTGCGACGTCGTCGCTTTGGAGGCAGCCGTGCCCAGTTTTGGTGACCCTGAGGTGGTCCCCGTGCCACTTGTCACTGTCCCATCCATACCCCACCCCTCTGGAGATGTCCCTCCTCCGTCCCAGTGCCGGGGAAGGTCCCTTGCAGCTCACCCTGAAgttctcagtgctgcatctccaACCCCCATTCATTGGAGGTCCAACCGGGGGTGACCCCAACCCGTTGGCGGTGTCCCCAACCCCTTGGATATGTCACCCAATTGGAGGTGTCCCCTATCAATGAAGGTGTCCCCAACCCATTGGAAGTGTCACCCAATGAGAGATGTCCCCAACCCACTGGAGATGTCCCCAACCCATTGGAGGTCCCACTGGAGGTGTCCCCAACCCATTGGAGATGCCCTCCACCACTGGAGGTGCCCCCCACTCACCCACCTAGAGATGTCCCCACCAAGCCCTGACATCTTTCGGTGGTGTGTCGTTTCCCCCCCCCATCCCAACGCTCCACCGCTGATGCTGGGGCTCCAGGTGTCACCTCCAGCAGCTTTGTCCCCTCGtgtccccccgcccccccccacTGTGCCCAGCTC
This portion of the Numida meleagris isolate 19003 breed g44 Domestic line unplaced genomic scaffold, NumMel1.0 unplaced_Scaffold438, whole genome shotgun sequence genome encodes:
- the LOC110391652 gene encoding proto-oncogene c-Fos-like — protein: HPCVLPPHQETDQLEEEKAELESEIAELQKEKERLEFVLVAHAPACKLPYEDPAPLGAGPAEVSTLGKEEPPGPVAFPFQPGTQGPFPSCCFAPGVPPVPPNPSYTSSFVFTYPEGTTCGASHQRSSSSDQSSDSLNSPSLLAL